AATGGCACGATTCTCGCGATTGATCCGCGCCGCCACGAACTCGCACGCGCGGCGGCGAAGCAGTTGCTGAAATTGATTGACCTCGATTTGCGTCCGCGCGATATTGTCACGCCAGAAGCGATTGACAACGCGTTCGCGCTTGACATGGCGATGGGCGGCTCGACGAACACGGTGCTGCACACGCTCGCGCTCGCGCGTGAAGCCGGCGTTGAGTATCCGCTAGCGCGGCTCAACCAAGTGGCTCAACGTGTGCCGAACATCTGCAAGGTGTCGCCGTCATCGTCGTATCACGTCGAGGATGTTGAACGCGCCGGCGGCGTGTCCGCGATTTTGTCGGAGTTGTTCAAGCGCGAAGGCATTTTGCATCGCGATACGCGCACCGTCACCGGCAAATCGTTGTTCGAAAATGTGCAGGGCGTCGAGAGCCAGGACAAGCAGTGTGTTCGTTCGCTCGATAATCCGTACAGCGAACGCGGTGGGCTTGCGGTTTTGTTTGGCAATCTCGCACCCGAAGGCGCGGTCATCAAGTCCGCGGGTGTTGTGCCGGAGATGATGAAACATCGCGGACCCGCCGTCGTGTTCGAATCGCACGATGAAGCGAACGCGGGCATTCTTGCCGGCAAGGTCAAGGCGGGCGATGTCGTCGTGATTCGGTACGAAGGACCCAAGGGCGGACCCGGAATGCAAGAAATGCTCGCGCCCACTTCGAACATCATGGGTTTGGGCTTGGGCACATCCGTCGCGCTCATCACCGATGGACGATTCAGCGGCGGCACGCGCGGCGCGTGTATCGGGCACGTTTCGCCGGAAGCCGCGGCGGGCGGACCGATCGGTTTGATTCGCGATGGCGACATGATCGCGATTGATATTCCTGGGTGCGCGCTCAACGTCGAGGTGTCGGATGAAGAACTCGCGCGGCGTCGCGCCGAGTGGAATCCGGTGAGACGCGAGTTGAATGGTTGGCTCAAACGCTACGCGGCGATGGTCACATCCGGCAGTCAGGGCGCGGTGTTGGCAGTCTAATCGGCGCGATGTTTCACGTTAAGCACAAGATACAGTGTTTAGTTCGTTTGTGCGACACAACATCTTGTATTTGCGAAAACAGTCCTGAAATGGTCAAAAATCAATCAATTTGCCAACCATTTTGACTTGTGCTATAATGCGCCCACTTTCGGACAAGGAAATTCACTGGAAGGGAGA
This sequence is a window from Chloroflexota bacterium. Protein-coding genes within it:
- the ilvD gene encoding dihydroxy-acid dehydratase, with amino-acid sequence MRSDMVKKGFERAPHRSLLRATGVIQSEDDWNKPFIAIANSYTDIIPGHVHLNEFGEVVRAAVREAGGVPFMFNTIGVDDGIAMGHIGMKYSLASRELIADCVETMLNAHWFDGVICIPNCDKIVPGMLMACMRVNIPTIFVSGGPMAAGKMADGRIVDLISVFEGVGALRAGKIDQKELDALEQVACPTCGSCSGMFTANSMNCLCEALGMALPGNGTILAIDPRRHELARAAAKQLLKLIDLDLRPRDIVTPEAIDNAFALDMAMGGSTNTVLHTLALAREAGVEYPLARLNQVAQRVPNICKVSPSSSYHVEDVERAGGVSAILSELFKREGILHRDTRTVTGKSLFENVQGVESQDKQCVRSLDNPYSERGGLAVLFGNLAPEGAVIKSAGVVPEMMKHRGPAVVFESHDEANAGILAGKVKAGDVVVIRYEGPKGGPGMQEMLAPTSNIMGLGLGTSVALITDGRFSGGTRGACIGHVSPEAAAGGPIGLIRDGDMIAIDIPGCALNVEVSDEELARRRAEWNPVRRELNGWLKRYAAMVTSGSQGAVLAV